The Streptomyces sp. R28 region TGATCGGGCGGACCGCCGGAATGCTGGTCGAGCTGTACGCGCGCGTGGAGCCCAGCGGGTGGCGGCTCGGCGACCGGCCGGGGCGGGACACCAGGCGGGCCCGGTCGTGGCTGGGGGAGGACCTCGACGCGCTGGAGGAGTTCACCCAGGGGTACGAGGGACAGCTGAAGGTCCAGGCCGTGGGGCCGTGGACCTTGGCGGCCGCGCTGGAGCTGAGGAACGGCGAGGTCGTGCTCTCCGACGCCGGTGCCTGCCGCGACCTCGCCGCCTCGCTCGCCGAGGGCCTGCGACTGCACCTGGAGGAGGTCCGGCGGCGCGTACCCGGAGCCCAGCTCGTCCTCCAGCTCGACGAGCCCTCCCTCATCGCCGTACTGCGCGGCCAGGTCAAGTCCGCCAGCGGCTACCGCACCCACCGGGCCGTGGACCGGCAGCTGGTCGAGGCAACGCTGCGGGACGTCGTCGGGGTTCACGGCGACGGCCCCGTCGTGGTCCACTCGTGCGCACCGGACGTCCCGTTCGCCCTGCTGCGCCGGGCGGGCGCGGCGGCGATCTCCTTCGACTTCTCGCTTCTCACCGAGCGTGACGACGACGCGATCGGCGAGGCGGTGGAAGGGGGTACCCGGCTCTTCGCCGGTGTCGTCCCGGGCACGGACGGCCCATTGTCAGACCCTGCCGGTAGCGTCATGGGTGTCAGGACGTTGTGGCGCAGGCTGGGGCTGTCACCGGGGCTTCTCACGGAGGCGGTCACCCTCACGCCGTCGTGCGGACTCGCGGGGGCCTCCCCGGAGTACGGGCGCCAGGCGCTCGCCCACTGCGTCCGGGCGGCGAGATCCCTCGCGGACAACCCAGAGTAACGGGAGGACAACACGGTGGCCGGCGACAAGCAAGCGGAGACGACGGTGCCCGCCGAGGCACGGGAGCAGCACGCGAAGCTCGCTGAGCAGATCGAGGAGCACCGCTTCCGGTACTACGTGAAGGACGCTCCCGTCATCAGCGACGCGGAGTTCGACAAGCTCCTGCGCTCGCTCGAAGCGCTGGAGGACGAGTATCCGGAGCTGCGCACGCCGGACTCGCCGACCCAGAAGGTCGCGGGCGCGTACGAGACGGAGTTCACGGCGGTCCAGCACCGCGAGCGCATGCTGTCGCTGGACAACGCCTTCGACGATCTCGAACTCGCGGCCTGGGCCGAGCGCGTCCACAAGGACGTCGGCACTTCCACGTACCACTTCCTGTGCGAGCTCAAGGTCGACGGCCTCGCCGTCAACCTCACCTACGAGCAGGGCCGCCTCACCCGCGCGGCGACCCGGGGCGACGGCCGCACCGGCGAGGACATCACCCCCAACGTCCGTACGATCGCGGACATTCCGGACCGTCTGAAGGGTGACCGCATCCCCGACCTCGTGGAGATCCGGGGCGAGGTCTACTTCCCGATGGAGAAGTTCGAGGAGCTCAACGCCCGCCTGGTCGGGGTTGGCGACAAGCCCTTCGCCAACCCGCGCAACGCGACCGCCGGTTCACTCCGCCAGAAGGACCCGCGCGTCACCGCGACCCGCCCGCTGCACATGGTCGTCCACGGCATCGGCGCCCTGGAGGGCTTCGACGGCATGACCCGCCTGTCGGAGGCGTACGACCTGCTCAAGACCTGGGGCCTGCCCACCGCCCGGCACAACAAGGTGGTCGAAGACCTCGACGGCGTGCGGGAGTTCATCGCCTGCTTCGGCGAGAACCGCCACTCCGTGGAGCACGAGATCGACGGAGTCGTCGTCAAGCTCGACCAGATTCCCCTCCAGGCCCGCCTCGGCTCCACCTCGCGTGCGCCGCGCTGGGCGATCGCGTACAAGTACGCGCCGGAGGAGGTCAACACCAAGCTCGTCAACATCCGCGTGGGCGTGGGCCGTACGGGCCGGGTGACGCCCTACGCCCAGGTCGAGCCGGTCACGGTCGCGGGCTCGGAGGTCGAGTTCGCCACCCTGCACAACCAGGACGTCGTGAAGCTGAAGGGCGTCCTCATCGGCGACACCGTCGTGCTGCGCAAGGCCGGGGACGTCATCCCGGAGATCCTCGGGCCCGTCGTCGACCTGCGTGACGGCAGCGAGCGCGAGTTCGTGATGCCGGCCGAGTGCCCCGAGTGCGGTACGGCGCTTCGGCCCATGAAGGAGGGCGACGTCGACCTGCGCTGCCCGAACGCCCGCACCTGCCCGGCCCAGTTGCGCGAGCGCCTGTTCTACCTCGCGGGCCGCAAGGCGCTGGACATCGAGCACTTCGGCTATGTCGCCGCCGCCGCGCTCACCAAGCCGCTGGAGCCGGCCGAGCCTGTGCTCGTGGACGAGGGCGACCTGTTCGACCTGACCGTCGAGCAGCTGCTGCCCATCAAGGCGTACGTCCTCGACCAGGACAGCGGTCTGCCCAAGCGCGACCTGAAGACCGGCGAGGAGAAGATCGCCACGGTCTTCGCCAACCAGCAGGGCGAGCCCAAGAAGAACGCGGTCGCGATGCTGGAGAACATCGCCGCCGCCAAGGAGCGCCCGCTCGCCCGTATCCTCACCGGTCTGTCGATCCGTCACGTCGGCCCGGTCGCCGCCGAGGCGCTGGCCCGCGAATTCCGCTCCATCGACCGCATCGAACAGGCCAGTGAGGAGGAGTTGGCGAACACCGATGGCGTCGGCTCGATCATCGCCGCCTCGCTCAAGGAGTGGTTCGCCGAGGAATGGCATCAGGAGATCCTCCGCAAGTGGAAAGCCGCCGGCGTCCG contains the following coding sequences:
- a CDS encoding methionine synthase, which encodes MNENPTFAPATGVGSMPGTDAREAAKTVTGSIEDFPFLAELPARGPGADMIGRTAGMLVELYARVEPSGWRLGDRPGRDTRRARSWLGEDLDALEEFTQGYEGQLKVQAVGPWTLAAALELRNGEVVLSDAGACRDLAASLAEGLRLHLEEVRRRVPGAQLVLQLDEPSLIAVLRGQVKSASGYRTHRAVDRQLVEATLRDVVGVHGDGPVVVHSCAPDVPFALLRRAGAAAISFDFSLLTERDDDAIGEAVEGGTRLFAGVVPGTDGPLSDPAGSVMGVRTLWRRLGLSPGLLTEAVTLTPSCGLAGASPEYGRQALAHCVRAARSLADNPE
- the ligA gene encoding NAD-dependent DNA ligase LigA; the protein is MAGDKQAETTVPAEAREQHAKLAEQIEEHRFRYYVKDAPVISDAEFDKLLRSLEALEDEYPELRTPDSPTQKVAGAYETEFTAVQHRERMLSLDNAFDDLELAAWAERVHKDVGTSTYHFLCELKVDGLAVNLTYEQGRLTRAATRGDGRTGEDITPNVRTIADIPDRLKGDRIPDLVEIRGEVYFPMEKFEELNARLVGVGDKPFANPRNATAGSLRQKDPRVTATRPLHMVVHGIGALEGFDGMTRLSEAYDLLKTWGLPTARHNKVVEDLDGVREFIACFGENRHSVEHEIDGVVVKLDQIPLQARLGSTSRAPRWAIAYKYAPEEVNTKLVNIRVGVGRTGRVTPYAQVEPVTVAGSEVEFATLHNQDVVKLKGVLIGDTVVLRKAGDVIPEILGPVVDLRDGSEREFVMPAECPECGTALRPMKEGDVDLRCPNARTCPAQLRERLFYLAGRKALDIEHFGYVAAAALTKPLEPAEPVLVDEGDLFDLTVEQLLPIKAYVLDQDSGLPKRDLKTGEEKIATVFANQQGEPKKNAVAMLENIAAAKERPLARILTGLSIRHVGPVAAEALAREFRSIDRIEQASEEELANTDGVGSIIAASLKEWFAEEWHQEILRKWKAAGVRMEEEGSGEDEGPRPLEGLTVVVTGTLVHFTRDGAKEALQSRGAKVTGSVSKKTSFVVVGDSPGSKYDKAMQLKVPVLNEDGFNVLLEQGPDAAAEVALPTEE